Genomic segment of Gopherus flavomarginatus isolate rGopFla2 chromosome 2, rGopFla2.mat.asm, whole genome shotgun sequence:
tcattctcttctttaagctttgtctcctgaaGATTCAGCCCTGCCTGGAATATTATAGCAGCCAGAGGCtgtgctcccctcccttccccttaatgtctaatggagagtcagtcctgccgggaatatcatagcagctggaggctgcctcccccccgcATCCATTTTATCTCAATAAATCAGTGTTGTTTCttcttcctgcattctttattacttcatcacacaaatgggggggataattgccacagtagcccaggagggggtgtgggaggagggaagcaacaggtggggttgttgcaggggaaccccctagaatggcatgcagctcatcatttctgcaggatgtctggggctgaCTCGGAGCGGCTGCTTgcttctctggttctttagtagactcGCCTGATATTcttggcaggactgactctacctttagacaaaacttaaagaaaggaatgacctggggagtcattcccatttttgtccatcacccccggccaacctcatcgaggccagccaggagcacctgtgacagcagcagatggtacaatatgactggtaaccatctctgctaacttgcaaaaggcaacgggatactgctgtgtagcactgcagtacctcgtctgtcagcagcatccagcagacatacggtgacagcgaaaaaaggctgaacgggctccatggttgccatgctatggtgtctgccagggcaatccagggaaaagggcgcgaaatgattgtctgccgttgctttcatggagggagaacTGACTGACAgcatttacccagaatcagccgtgacactgttttttcccatcatgcattgtgatctcaacccagaattccaatgggcgggggagactgcaggaactatgggatagctacccacagtgcaatgctccggaaatcaacaccagccttggtacatggatgcacaccgccgaattaatatgcttagtgtggctgtatgcacttgactttatacaatctgtttccaaataccagtttctgtaaaatcggaataatcccgtagtgtaggcataccctatgAAGCATGGCCAAGCCAGTAGTGCCACAGGGAGCCTTTTAAACACTGATGCTCTAACTAGCATACAGCCACCACATAACTTCAAAGGAACAGTGACAGCAAGTGCCAACTAACTGACCAAAGACAACTCCTGATACATGGGTTCAGTTTCTCTCATGACACTAAAACTAATTTTCATGTTATGATTCTGTTCATTTTATTGAGTCAGAGACAGAGTGATTGCTTGGATTTTTTAATGCCACAAGAGTCCCAACTAATAGTGATATGGACTGTTTACTTAGATTTATCTATGGTCTATAATCATATCTATTAATCATTAGCCTAGTTTAATTACAATCTGGTATCTGAATGTTCCTTATGCACAAAAGGGTCAATGATTTTTAATAATATGGAGTATTTGAATAGAGTGATATGTCATTGTTCAGATTATTAGGGATAATAAAAAGTTGAAACACTGTGCTAAATTTCTTAAAGaatccattttaaattaattttaactcacTATTCAACAAATATATTTGTACATTCTCCTAAAAAATAATTCAGTATTCAGAAAATACAGAAATGTTGGTAAGGATACACAGTATTTTTCATAtataaaagggggggggggggaaatcactgttttatgtgcaaaaaaaactcaactcaaccttaactatggagccaTATTAGTGTTTCCAAAATAAACCATGGAAAGCTCTTTATGCATATACTCTCCAGAAGCTCAAAAACCACATCTTCTGTACTTCCACCTATACGAATAAGTTCATGCTACTGATCACTGAGACACATTGTCAATGTAATCAGGCTTTTGCCAGCAATTTTTTAAGCAGTTATTATACAAAAGATACCAGACTGCTACAGCAAACAGGTTAGAGGagatattttcttttcagtttactCTTTGTTCACTGTACTTTGTGAAGTTAACTTTGTTGTTTCCCTTATGCAGTCAGTATCCCCTGTTGTGTGAGTACCAAACATTAACAGTGggctggtggggagaaggggggacaaaaactaaaaacaaaaccgAACAGGAAAATGTTACTGTAAAACCACAGAAATCAGCAGGACTTCCCACAGTAGATCTCTCACCTGAGTTtagtaattttaaataaatttgaagTTTATATGTCCCTTGAAAAATGGAATGTATCAAAATAAAAGTATAGCTCCTTACAAAAGGTTCAGAAGTTTATTAATAGTTCTATatcattgtgtgtgtttgtgtgagaatATGCTCCGGATAAAAATCTTCTGTATTCCTTAGGTTTTAATGTTTGAACACATTGCCCTTTTTCTTACCGTCCTAAAAATTGGACTTCACCTCTGTGATGATGAGGAATGGACTTGTACTTCCCTAGGTCTCCCTCTGGTCTTGTTACATTGTATCCAGCATAATGAACCCTGCAGTACAATAGTTAAAGATAAGTGTATGAACAAAAatgaatttacaaaaaaaaaaattaagtgacacagaaaaagtgaaaaaaatagcATTAGTGTTCAGATCTTAAGCCAACTCTTCCATTTGCTGACAACCTTTCCAATAAAAGATTGGATCTTTGCtttactgtttttaatttttaaatttaaacaaacagTGCTATATATAGTGACAAATAGCAACTAGGCCCCTGTCCCAAGCACTTTCCAACCTACTTCACACAGCAAAGAAAGAGATGACAGAGTGGGAGCATATGGAAATGAGGAGGACTACAGGAGTAGAAACTTGGGATATGCTTTTGTTACATAAGACTGTTCCTTTTAGCACTACATAGCTGTTAGTTTACATataatttaattataaaaattagcaaattaataaaaataacttttaaagttTGTTTACTGTGAGCATTTAATGGTGTTCTTATATAGTCAATTTCACTGTTCTGTTGATGGTCAACTACAACTCTGTGTCATAGGACAGCATGGTGTAACTCACACTGTTCTTGGACATGGAAGCAACTTATGTGCAAGCTTTTCCCCAGACACTGTAAGAAGGTTTTtagtagcaacagcagcagcaaagctgggggggaaaaaaaaaaaaaaaagcacatgcaCAGAGAAAAAGGAGAGAGGAGCCCAAATATGCATGGTGTTATTCCTATTGTAACACTCATGCCTAATAGGGAGATATCTCTTTAAAAGacccgggggaggaggaggaatggtgtctgggtcattgttgctaggcGGATGTACAATCAGCATTCATGTCCAGAACTTTCTGGAACTTGGTGTGATAGTTTTGGGCATGACTAATAGGCTTTCTGTAGCTGGACTAAAAGTCTATTGAGTCAGGGCAAGTAGTCAAGGTACCTGTGTGGTGGCTAGAAAAAGCTCAGTCAAAGTAACAGAAAGCAAGCTGTTTTCCcttaactctgaagcattttgcagcaggttgGTGATATTGTTAACTTTCCAACAGGGAAACAAGTTATAGGAGAAATTCTGAAGGAaaacttaattttttaattgtataACTTGAATGTTATTTTAGTCAAATTGTCTTAATTGATATGGTTCAAAAACTCTTTCctcatttaaaatgtgttgaCGGGGAAAGAGTCATACAAATTTTCCTATTATTGCAGTGCTTTTGAGAATATAGGGAGTTGATAAACAAGGACTGTAACTAAGATTCTCAACATAAGCTTTTGGACTTCTCAGGTACATCTCACTGTCTTTCTGTTGGGCTAACCTTTTAGATTTaatttttgtatatatatttatgtataacTATGAAGATAATGCATGTGAATTATGAAGTAATCTTGTTATTTAGTAGAAATTAAGATATTGTTTCTTTATCATTATAAATTTTTATAAAGTTGATACTAAAGAATTAAGCTAatttctcctcttctttttgGACTTGATCGTGTGGGGGAGGTTGACTCTGTGCAAAccttgctgaaaatcctcaaGGAATGAATTCTGGGTCTCCATGTGCTTTTCTATAGGAGTTGTGTTGAAGCATTAGGAAAGGGGCAATACATTCTAGCCCACCCAAAGGTTACACTACTAGGCACCAAAAAAAGCCTTTTAAACATCAGCAAACCAAGCATAAAACCCTTCCTAggtagttttttaaaaattcagaacaTATTATTTAAGGGGAGCTATATCAGAAACATGATTTTGAAATCTGAACACTTCATTAGCACTGTTCCATTTAATtacagttcttttaaaaaatagctaATGTCGTAATCTGGCTCTCCCCAGCACACATCGTACACTCACCTGGGGGAGATATTCAAAGGTTGGAAGAACAAGTAGGTACCCAaattccattgaaagtcaatgggagttggccactttaggcacttctgaaagtctGTCCCCTGGAgtttaagctcttcagggcagagactgtgttTCTTTATAAAGCAAACCAAGTACACACCTTTTAATTTAATATAACAAAACACACACTATAAAGAGTCAATAAACACCTGCTAACTCAAATACGCCTTCTGCAAACTTTTCTTAACTTAGATATTTTAATAGCGAAAAAACTGATCATCACCGTTCAGGAGCTCATGTCTTACCCCAGGGGTCagtaacctctggcacgcggccaGTATATCCCCCGGCCCGCagcgcttcccgccacccccactggcctgggatggggaaccatggccagtaggagccatggtctgccaaacctgccgacacagcaggtaaacaaactggcccgccctgccaggtgcttaccctggtgagccgcatgccagaggttgccaacccatcTTACACAACGTACTAAAAACACTCACCTATTCCAAAGGTCGTCatcttctcctccccatccccagaaAGCATTCGGAAATCCATTGATCTTTTTGAATTGTTCCACTGTCAGTCCACTTACACCACCAAAGAACTCATTGTATGGAAGACTAAAAATGAGAGAAAGTAAGTTTTATTCTATCGATTGAATTTAGAGAAGTGAAAATCCTCTTTGAACAACTGTTTCCGTatcttgcagaaaaaaaaaatctagtgtaTGCGTAGATGGTCAATATACCTATTaggaaaaatgctttacagatcttttataatgaaagttggtATTAGCAAAGAATATGGAAACTAAATAcacttctaccttgatataatgctatccttgggagccaaaaaaaatcttatcgtgttataggtgaaaccatgttatattgaacttgctttgatccattggAGTGCGCAAACTGCCGCCCTGAGCAATGCTTtatcgcgttatatccaaattcgtgttatatcaggtggcattatattCAGGTAGTGGTGTATTTTTAATAAGGGCTTTCATTTGCAGAACAGACAACAGCAGCTTAACCCAAGCTTCAGGTAGCCGGTTTTAGAAGAAAGACCAACTTATAGCTGAAGGGACTGTGAAACAAAGCTTTCAAAATATGGTATTTTGACACGATTGAGTTGAAAAAGTTCTCTTCACCTGATTCAGCAGTAAAAGCTCTGATATATCAATAATATTCCCAGTCCATTAATGTATTCTACAAAAcagggaaaactgaaaaaaaatccagccGTTTAACACCTTAAATTAGCCTACTCTGgagtattttttaaagtaatggaAACTcctcctttgtttcagtttttggaGAGCATAGCTAAGCACGTTCAAGATTATTTTAATCCTTTTTGCACCAAGAGAATATTTTTCTTGACAGTAAATGCATGCTGACTACCATTACACAAGTGTTAAGTAATAAGCAGCTCCCCAACCTGTACAGCCTCTACAGCTACATAGCTAAAATTACAACTGTCGGTCACTCTTTAAATTTTAGAAATTGTAATTTCCTGATTCCAAACACTGTATGCACAGTGAAAGAAAATTAGCATGGATGTTCCCTTTAGCTGCTGCCTCCTATAGTTACTGGACCAGATAGCTTGTGGGAGGTGAGATGATCTATCAGAGTGAGGAAATTTCCAAGGATCCTCTTTCAGAAATGCTTGATGATTTAATCCCAACCAGAATAGCTAGGTTTGCTCCCCAAATGGCTCCTCCAAATATGGATTCCTAAGGAGGTGAGCACCACCTGCAAGGAGGCCCAGCACCTCTACACCAGGATTCCACAGGTATTGTGCTAACAAGGCTTCCTTCTACCCATAGCTGCCTCTGGGACGCTGTGGaagagggagctgctgggagaAAATAATATAGCCCTACTTGTATTCTAGATAATGTGAGAGCAAAGAATGGACAGTAAGTGGACAACTATTATCCCCACATACCAATGAGCAAACAGACAAAAGAATAAAATGGACTCAATCTTCTGACTCTCAATCTCTACTAATTTTGGATTGTTCTACTTCTCATGTACTAAATTAATCATTCTCGGTGGATCACTGATGTTCTGAAAAACCTTAACACCGTAACATTTTCTGTAGCACAGCTGCAGGATTTTCAGGGTTTTCAATGGCTTTTTAACACTGAACTCCAAACACAGcaagcacacacaaacacacaagttGGAGAAACAAATTACAAAAGTTATCTGGCGCAATTGGAACTGTGAGAGTTGCAGACAAGTTGATATTTAGAATTAATAATGAAAGGAAAAATATTACCAATATAAAATTGCAAGGGAAGTGATGTAATCCAGCTGCAGCATCCACATTACATTAAACGTTAATACTGCCTGAATACATGACGGGAAGCAGTCTATCAGTTGGGGAGAAATCTTTAATTTAAGAAGTGATCCGCAAAGTTAAAATATGAGATCCTCTGTATTAAATAATACATTAATGCAAAGTTGAAGTGGGAAACAGTTCCTACTATATTGCCAGTATTCCTACTTCTCCTACTCCAAGATAGTGATATTACAATGATGGTAAGAGACATCTCAAGAAGGCACACACTAGAAGGAAGGAAGTATTGACGCCCTATTACAACAGTTAGATAGATGAAAAGATAAAGCTATTTAGGAAGCCAATATTAAAAGTTTACAAAAGCAACAGAGACCTTTTGAGAGCTGTAATTATATCAGGGTAGCGAACACAAACCCAACACTAAGAATATTTCTACAAAGGTAGACTAGCTTTTCCACAAAGCCGAAATATATCATCAAGAGCAGCTTGCCTTCATTGCCACGTGTATTTTATGTACCCCTTTAGTAACAAGGAGGGTGCTAAAGGAGGAGGTGTCTTTATACTAGTAGCTTCtcaaatataaataattaaactttctcttctgttcttttcttttatgATACTGTCAGTTAATAGCTTGTACAACATTTACAGTAAGAAAATAGGTTGAATGTTAACTACGGCTAAAGTTTTTTTATGTGCACATTCAAAAGACATTTCTGCAGCTTTTAAAACAGGAAAGGTGAACTGCATTACTTACATGTACATGTATTTGTCCAGCTTTGCTGCAAAATGACGTGGCATCTCTCCACATCCATAATAATTTCGGTCATTTTCAGGTAAATGATCCACATCATGAAAAATTACACAGTCCCAGGCAACATCCTTCATAGCCTCTTTGAAGCCAACATTAAAGAGCATTGCACGGTTAAAAGGTTGTGTACCACTCTTTATGCAGAAACAAAGGAGAAACCGAGTGAGGCAAGAGCAAGTAGACGCTACTTTGATATACAGGAAATTTACCAGCCCCCCCTCGTACTAGAAAGAAAAAGGTGTGTTGATACTGAGGCTTGTTATGCTTTCATTTAATCACAGCAGCAGCAAGAATAGCAGTATTTCACCAACTCCATTTTCATGCAATTAAAGAAAAATTCTTCCTCTAGAATTCCTGCCCTTGAAGAGCAAGAACTTAAAACTTCTATTTAGTTTACATTAAGTAACATTGCACCATATTAATCGTAAGCACCAACACTATAAAGAGCACTGATACTTGTGTTCAAGTACAAGTTGTAGTTAAGTTTTATGCCTAAGTATAAATGCAATACCAAATCACAAATGCAATACCAAAGTTGCAAACAATATTTAACCACTGAAAAATGTATCTTGTTAAAACAAATCACACAATATTTATGAATTTCAACTAGTATGAAATATTTTTCTACATGTTTACAGTAAGTTAACCTTGTGATAGGACATATGTCCACAGCCTGATAAAATCTTGTTagataattttattaaaaaccttTTTAAATGTTCAACATTATTTAatcttattaaaacaaaaatgtaatttgAAGAGCAGCTCACTGAAGGCTGAAAAAATTAGTTTACAAGACTTTTTAGTATCAGAAAATTACCATGTAATCAGATCTTTTTAAGAACACCCATTTCCTCACTCTCCCTTATTCTTTTTCCATTAAAGACTGAATGTATGTATGTGAAAGATGCAGAATTTACTGTTCTGGAAACCAAAATCATGTAATTAGTGTATAGATCAGCTATGAATATAATACTGCCAACAGCAGAGCAAATTCCTCACAAACTGCCCCACCAATGTGCCATAACCCTGTTTTGAAGGGATAGACTCTTCAGGGGGTCAGTCATTCTCCAAACCAATTGAGGTCTATGCACTTATGATGAGACTAGCTGTCAAGGTACTAGCTGGTACCATTTGTAATGTGATCACATATTCAGTAAGAACTAGACAGAGTCCACCAATTCATTTAATGACAGCCAAATGGACAACTTCAAATGATAACAACTTTTGGTAACTATATTTGAGTTAGATAAGAATATGCAATCTAGAGGTGTATATCTGTGTAGCCCTTTATTAGTCCCTGCCCTCACAtccctttgtaaatataaatttttaatttttatagctgCAAAGATAATGGTTTTGCACTACAAGCCTTACCTTTGTATATAATAGATTCGATGAGGTTAATGTTAACAGCTATAAAAATATCGCTCTATATTTTGAGTGGAATAAGATGTCACTGATCAATAAATCTGAGAAAAGAGTTGAGggatttttgtttatattttacttAATGGATTAGAATGTAACTGCTTAAATATTTAGTTTCAGAAGTTGAGATTTCCCAATTCACAGAATATTCAATAGCAACATCAGACCCCAATCAGTGAGGAAGTTCCAAGGAGTTAATTTTGATATACTATTCTAATTAAAGACTCACCTGTTCAACAACATAAAAGGCAAATTCCAACCGTTGCTTCTGTAACATAGGTATGAGGTGCCGGAAAAAAATTGGAAGATGTTCATGGCGATTGCGAAAAGGAATGAGGATTGCCACCTGCAAAATAAGTCAGATTAGAGACAGTAATGTTAAGATGATAATGGAGTATTTTAAAATCATAATGGGTTAAATTAAATCTGTTATGGATTTTTCAGGGGTTTAGCCTTAATGCTGAATTGATGAACTCTTCTACAACTTTTTGTGCTCCTCTAGAAAGCAGTTAAACAAGGCAATGCTTTTTACATACAAAACTATGATGCATTTTTCTAGCGAATGAGTCTACAAGTGAATTTAAGGGGTAATGCTGATGTCCAACCACCTTTATTGTAAGCAATTTATTGAACCAAAGGACTGAACATACTTGGAAGAGTCACCACTGATTAGGGCAATACCTTTTTTACTACATTCATTGTTCTCATGAGAAATGATCTAATCTGTGTATATTCATATGATGAGAACACTGAAATAATGAATTCATGTTGATATATCAGGGGTGACCAAAGTGGCTCatgagccacatgcggctcttttacCATTAAAATGCAGCTCGCGGAGCCACCCATGCATCCCCCCATTCTCCACTACCAGAGTGGGGAGGACTTGGAACCcctgccttgcagcagggtggtgtGGTAGGAGCTTTGCCCAGTGAGGAGAGGGGTCTAAGGGCTTCAGACCTGCAGGGCACAcctgctgggggtcagggcttcagcaggagcagggctgaagcaccgagccccagaccccagcaggtGTGCCctggctctcgaacttctgaagattatcgtACACAGCTCAGAAGGAAAGTAAGTATGGCCACCTGTTATATATTAAAATGTCTACACAAATATCAAAATGTCCTTACCTTCCCTGTAGATATGTTTTCAAGTACTGAAATTTTGTGAAGGTTCATGACAATATTTAAAACTACCCTTCTTGGATCAAATAACCAGCACAAAGATTTAAATTTCTAAGAATGGATGCCTGTAGTTTTCAAATATTCTCAATAAGCAGGAAAACAATTAGTAGAAAGGACATCAGTAAGGAACTTTGTCTCACCTTCCATCGTGGTTTACAATCTTTTGGTTTCCAATGACCACCTGGCTCAATGTCTAAATCCTTTGAAAATACTTCCTGAATTTCATCAAAACTAATTTCACTCATGTTGATGCTGATAAGGCCTCCTAATGTAGTaagaaatatgaaaaatatttattcattGTAATTAAAGTGTAAAAGTCtaacagtgtttttaatttgttccaTCAGAGACACTGTACAGAAGTAATCCAAGAAATGGTTATTTTGATTACCTATTGGTAAACAGAGTCCTAGTGCTGACTCATTTCTTCCAGAATATTTCGTGTATATAGGAATGGAGTTTAGTTTTTTCTAAAGAAATTGAAAACATATTCCTCTGCAAAAGCCTGTAAAAGAATTCTgtaattttgtttttacagaacATTCTACAATAGTTAAAATACAGCTAAAACTTCTAATCAATATTGATACATACCCATATTTTGTAACAAGACATTTAGTAGACAAAGTAAACTTACCATAAGTGTGTCTTCTCATAATAAAGAATCACCTTCTCTAGAAGTCACAGTAGTTAGTTAACTGTGCCCACACTACCACAGACAGAGGCACTAATCTGATACTGTACTGAAATTACAGGTATACCTCTACCCcagtataacgctgtcctcgggagccaaaaaaatcttaccgtattataggtgaaaccgcgttatattgaacttgctttgaactgctggagcatgcagccctgccccctaaaACACTGCTTTACCaaattatatccgaattcgtgttatatcggggtagagatgtacctTCAAAGCTCTCCTTACATAGAAATACACAATATTTCCATTCTCTAAACTTCTGAAGTTTTAAACCTAATAATTACAAACATATAAAAGTATATGCTACCTTGGGGGAAAATATACAGACTCTTCCTTGTTACAAGAAGACATTTACAGTAAACTGAATTTGCCTAATCTCTCCATACATTCAT
This window contains:
- the B4GALT6 gene encoding beta-1,4-galactosyltransferase 6 isoform X2, whose translation is MSLVGKALRVSNRSILAFIFFFSFSSSCLYFIYVAPGIANTYLFMVQARGIMLRENVKTIGHLIRLYTNKNATVNGTDYPEGNNSSDYLAQTTMYLPENFTYSPYQACPEKLPYMRGLISINMSEISFDEIQEVFSKDLDIEPGGHWKPKDCKPRWKVAILIPFRNRHEHLPIFFRHLIPMLQKQRLEFAFYVVEQSGTQPFNRAMLFNVGFKEAMKDVAWDCVIFHDVDHLPENDRNYYGCGEMPRHFAAKLDKYMYILPYNEFFGGVSGLTVEQFKKINGFPNAFWGWGGEDDDLWNRVHYAGYNVTRPEGDLGKYKSIPHHHRGEVQFLGRRPHRLHRGQPGALTG
- the B4GALT6 gene encoding beta-1,4-galactosyltransferase 6 isoform X3, coding for MVQARGIMLRENVKTIGHLIRLYTNKNATVNGTDYPEGNNSSDYLAQTTMYLPENFTYSPYQACPEKLPYMRGLISINMSEISFDEIQEVFSKDLDIEPGGHWKPKDCKPRWKVAILIPFRNRHEHLPIFFRHLIPMLQKQRLEFAFYVVEQSGTQPFNRAMLFNVGFKEAMKDVAWDCVIFHDVDHLPENDRNYYGCGEMPRHFAAKLDKYMYILPYNEFFGGVSGLTVEQFKKINGFPNAFWGWGGEDDDLWNRVHYAGYNVTRPEGDLGKYKSIPHHHRGEVQFLGRYKLLRYSKERQYIDGLNNLIYTPKILISRFYKNITVNLIPELAPVRDY
- the B4GALT6 gene encoding beta-1,4-galactosyltransferase 6 isoform X1, encoding MSLVGKALRVSNRSILAFIFFFSFSSSCLYFIYVAPGIANTYLFMVQARGIMLRENVKTIGHLIRLYTNKNATVNGTDYPEGNNSSDYLAQTTMYLPENFTYSPYQACPEKLPYMRGLISINMSEISFDEIQEVFSKDLDIEPGGHWKPKDCKPRWKVAILIPFRNRHEHLPIFFRHLIPMLQKQRLEFAFYVVEQSGTQPFNRAMLFNVGFKEAMKDVAWDCVIFHDVDHLPENDRNYYGCGEMPRHFAAKLDKYMYILPYNEFFGGVSGLTVEQFKKINGFPNAFWGWGGEDDDLWNRVHYAGYNVTRPEGDLGKYKSIPHHHRGEVQFLGRYKLLRYSKERQYIDGLNNLIYTPKILISRFYKNITVNLIPELAPVRDY
- the B4GALT6 gene encoding beta-1,4-galactosyltransferase 6 isoform X4, encoding MSLVGKALRVSNRSILAFIFFFSFSSSCLYFIYVAPGIANTYLFMVQARGIMLRENVKTIGHLIRLYTNKNATVNGTDYPEGNNSSDYLAQTTMYLPENFTYSPYQACPEKLPYMRGLISINMSEISFDEIQEVFSKDLDIEPGGHWKPKDCKPRWKVAILIPFRNRHEHLPIFFRHLIPMLQKQRLEFAFYVVEQSGTQPFNRAMLFNVGFKEAMKDVAWDCVIFHDVDHLPENDRNYYGCGEMPRHFAAKLDKYMYILPYNEFFGGVSGLTVEQFKKINGFPNAFWGWGGEDDDLWNRVHYAGYNVTRPEGDLGKYKSIPHHHRGINS